A single region of the Accipiter gentilis chromosome 6, bAccGen1.1, whole genome shotgun sequence genome encodes:
- the PASK gene encoding PAS domain-containing serine/threonine-protein kinase isoform X1 has protein sequence MAAKAYSSSEGGLRPSPIGLVLALLNDSDKLSRSYPWDRKSRKSQLSELCRLRTSLSGEKWSSYCLSSLAARNICTSKTGNSWAQWASASLSTSIGSSASCSFLHGLAVEESSQHLPTAARNPNKAIFTVDVNTTEILVANDKACKLLGCSSQEVIGQKLSCLISKSSQEVWEAVGEEYIETDECSSVVSGTVVDIIGRLKEKIPVSVWLRRIRSKDSQCCVVVLEPVERLSASVSFRVDGEITSCDLLFAHLHGYPTLEEVVGLHIKDLIPSVQIPPLDKKIPKNLRIQRAVGRSREGNAFPLSLKLQVSLLEEDQAAVQKDGVPQTEKEGSFTGYHYSATVVVFSTISGLVTVESDGTICGIKDSFALMLFGYEKKELLGKNITFLIPGFYNNMERSSDYSLPLPPLDDSVGTAGECIFEDVTACHTTGSGCWNKDSSFLAASLASLLSRDEEQKLQQRRKDDKLIHDETKQKNGTGLFSTLSPSSVASTPSNSKESIATNELSAHHREPYPETWLDRIRAVEQYRTVEMAGSNNSEKMLSARLSPMSSDSEQLDLGQNMKITVRSSDSAVSGASETQNASETSILPNQLQVHHQDLKKVNCQQVCRLPYEMLKHQHSTDAWEQASSANVAWSPVCSRLEGNLDTASYGPIKLSSDVTCNSPGTPTIDEPLSGATLDYQQGFQNHMVTGQLSKTNLMCDAKHSSLEHVVVENCLLNDASSFFANGRNTIHDVCSGNKMGCSASAPGVATSSEDVKESDTELNCVCSGLEVLGLNIDVKENSDNCLGITAALAGASSTNAADLAVGNMLTEKNSAFSTGQEKQLLNGVAIEDGSGCLASRRHVENSEESSKALLEKPETRAETVGDNFNRNPLKSKGSPEEDCQLHGQQNMEIKVTSTPVKQEGRLNPAAPLTLEILEGSYTGNCCHRDGSQLSILFEVKRVELQGGTILFCVWVVKDLLQSQKEAVAKRQLLLSSLASSAQSIADLSTNNLGESIRSTSLFENSRRAEELEGLRACEGEYAKNYNTLHLIGKGSFGFVWTARGKKDHQEVVVKFIWKERVLEDCWVDDPDLGRVTQEIAILLKLQHPSIIKVLDVFENEHFFQLVMEKHGSGLDLFTFIDNQPNLDEPLASYIFRQLVSAVGYLHCRNILHRDIKDENIVIAEDFTIKLVDFGSAAYLEPGKLFYTFCGTIEYCSPEVLSGKPYYGPELEMWSLGVTLYTLVLGENPFCELEEAMAAVLNPPRPVSKGLMDLIAGLLHPVPEQRTTLAMLAEDCWLKQPVNLGAYSWEEVYISAETERSRFRNRSSEHAHGDRLPAPRMESEPCLNGPSCERADPCWEEAAAVECQGSALGRCGHPSPQRPVEQ, from the exons ATGGCAGCCAAGGCTTATAGCTCCTCTGAAGGGGGCCTTCGGCCTTCACCAATAGGCTTAGTCCTTGCTCTCTTGAATGACTCTGATAAGCTAAGTAGATCATACCCCTGggacagaaaaagcaggaaaagtcaGCTCTCTGAACTCTGCCGTCTTAGAACATCTCTTTCTG GGGAGAAATGGAGCTCTTACTGTTTGTCTTCACTGGCAGCTCGTAACATTTGTACTAGCAAAACTGGTAACTCATGGGCTCAATGGGCTTCTGCCTCTCTCTCCACTTCCATTGGAAGTTCTGCTTCTTGCTCCTTCTTGCATGGCCTCGCCGTGGAGGAATCCAGCCAGCACCTCCCAACTGCTGCACGCAATCCAAACAAAGCCATCTTCACCGTGGATGTCAACACAACAGAG atCCTAGTGGCTAATGACAAAGCCTGCAAGCTGCTTGGGTGCAGTAGTCAGGAAGTCATTGGTCAAAAGCTGTCCTGCTTGATATCCAAATCCAGTCAAGAAGTATGGGAAGCTGTGGGTGAGGAGTACATAGAAACTGATGAATGTTCATCGGTGGTTTCAGGAACTGTG GTGGATATTATAGGCCGTCTCAAAGAGAAGATCCCTGTCTCGGTCTGGCTGAGGCGAATAAGAAGCAAGGACAGCCAGTGTTGTGTGGTTGTGCTGGAACCAGTGGAAAGACTTTCAGCTTCTGTTTCCTTCAGGGTTGAC GGAGAGATTACATCATGTGACCTCCTTTTTGCCCACCTCCATGGCTACCCAACATTGGAAGAAGTAGTTGGGCTCCACATAAAGGACCTGATTCCTTCTGTGCAGATCCCTCCTCtagacaaaaaaatcccaaag aACCTCAGGATCCAGCGAGCTGTAGGCCGATCCAGAGAGGGTAATGCATTTCCTCTCAGTTTAAAGCTGCAAGTAAGCCTTCTGGAGGAGGACCAAGCAGCAGTGCAGAAAGATGGTGTTccgcagacagaaaaagaaggcTCTTTCACAGGCTATCATTACTCTGCTACAGTCGTGGTTTTCTCCACCATCAGTGGTCTTGTTACTGTCGAGTCAGATGGAACCATCTGTGGCATCAAGGATAGTTTTGCTTTAATGCTCTTCGGCTATGAGAAGAAAGAACTGTTGGGAAAG AACATTACATTCCTGATCCCTGGTTTCTATAACAACATGGAGAGAAGCAGTGACTATTCTTTGCCATTACCTCCTCTTGACGACTCCGTGGGGACAGCGGGTGAGTGCATCTTTGAAGATGTTACTGCCTGCCATACAACTGGCTCTGGCTGCTGGAACAAAG ACAGCAGCTTCTTGGCTGCATCTTTAGCAAGCCTTCTGTCAAGAGATGAAGAGCAGAAATTACAACAAAGACGCAAAGACGACAAATTAATACATGatgaaactaaacaaaagaatGGGACTGGTTTATTTTCTACTCTCTCACCTTCTTCAGTGGCATCCACACCCTCTAATAG CAAAGAGAGCATTGCTACCAATGAGCTGTCAGCCCACCATAGAGAGCCTTACCCTGAAACCTGGCTTGACAGAATCAGAGCAGTGGAACAGTATAGAACAGTGGAAATGGCAGGatcaaataattctgaaaagaTGCTCTCTGCAAGGCTCTCGCCCATGTCATCTGATTCAGAACAGTTGGATTTAGGTCAGAACATGAAGATTACAGTAAGAAGCAGTGACAGTGCAGTATCTGGTGCATCTGAGACTCAAAATGCCAGTGAGACTAGTATCTTGCCTAACCAACTACAAGTTCATCATCAAGACCTCAAGAAAGTAAATTGTCAGCAGGTCTGTAGATTACCATATGAAATGCTGAAGCATCAGCACTCCACTGATGCCTGGGAACAGGCTTCTTCAGCAAATGTTGCCTGGTCGCCTGTTTGTTCTAGACTAGAAGGCAATCTAGATACTGCATCCTATGGCCCAATTAAGCTGTCTTCTGATGTTACTTGTAACTCACCTGGAACACCAACAATAGATGAACCATTGTCTGGGGCAACACTGGACTACCAACAAGGCTTTCAAAACCACATGGTTACAGGGCAGCTGTCAAAAACAAACTTGATGTGTGATGCAAAACATTCCAGCCTTGAGCATGTTGTTGTTGAAAACTGCCTGCTAAATGATGCTTCATCCTTCTTTGCAAATGGAAGAAATACTATCCATGATGTTTGCTCAGGAAATAAAATGGGTTGCAGTGCTTCTGCACCAGGAGTTGCCACATCCTCTGAAGATGTTAAAGAATCAGACACTGAGCTGAACTGTGTTTGCTCTGGTCTTGAGGTACTGGGTCTGAATATTGATGTCAAGGAGAACTCAGACAATTGTTTAGGTATTACTGCAGCTCTTGCAGGAGCATCCTCCACTAATGCAGCAGACTTGGCTGTAGGCAATATGCTAACTGAGAAAAACAGTGCCTTTTCAACTGGGcaagaaaagcagctgttgaATGGTGTTGCCATAGAAGATGGTTCTGGGTGCCTGGCCTCCCGAAGGCATGTAGAAAACTCTGAGGAATCCTCCAAAGCACTTCTTGAGAAGCCTGAAACTCGTGCAGAGACTGTGGGGGACAACTTCAACAGAAACCCACTGAAAAGCAAAGGTAGTCCTGAAGAAGACTGTCAGTTGCATGGGCAGCAAAATATGGAGATAAAAGTAACATCGACCCCGGTGAAACAAGAAGGAAGGCTGAATCCAGCAGCTCCTTTGACCTTGGAGATTCTAGAAGGCAGCTACACTGGGAATTGCTGCCACAGAGATGGTTCACAATTAA GTATACTCTTTGAAGTGAAACGTGTAGAACTGCAGGGAGGCACCATACTTTTCTGTGTCTGGGTGGTGAAAGACCTTCTACAGAGCCAGAAGGAAGCTGTAGCAAAGAGACAGCTTTTGCTCTCCAGTCTAGCAAGCTCTGCCCAGTCTATTGCTGATCTTTCCACAAATAACCTTGGAGAA TCCATCAGATCAACCTCACTTTTTGAGAATTCCCGAAGAGCTGAAGAGCTTGAAGGATTAAGGGCATGTGAGGGAGAATACGCAAAAAATTACAACACTCTCCATCTTATTGGCAAAGGATCTTTTGGCTTTGTCTGGACTGCCAGGGGCAAGAAAGATCACCAGGAG GTTGTCGTAAAGTTCATCTGGAAGGAGAGGGTGCTTGAGGACTGCTGGGTAGATGATCCTGATCTGGGGAGAGTTACTCAAGAAATTGCAATTCTGTTGAAGCTGCAGCACCCCAGTATCATTAAG GTGCTGGATGTATTTGAAAATGAACACTTCTTCCAGCTGGTGATGGAGAAGCATGGATCTGGTCTGGATCTCTTTACATTCATTGATAATCAGCCTAACTTGGATGAGCCATTAGCAAGCTATATATTCAGACAG ctTGTATCAGCTGTTGGGTATCTCCACTGTAGAAACATCCTTCACAGAGATATCAAGGATGAAAACATTGTCATTGCTGAAGATTTCACAATTAAATTAGTGGACTTTGGTTCAGCTGCCTACCTGGAACCCGGCAAATTGTTTTATACCTTCTGTGGAACAATTGAATACTGCTCACCAGAAGTGCTGTCTGGCAAACC GTACTATGGCCCTGAGCTGGAGATGTGGTCACTTGGTGTCACCCTTTACACCCTAGTACTGGGAGAGAATCCCTTCTGTGAGCTGGAGGAGGCTATGGCAGCTGTCCTGAATCCTCCTCGGCCTGTCTCAAAAG GTCTCATGGATCTCATTGCTGGGCTTTTGCACCCTGTTCCAGAGCAGCGCACAACTCTAGCCATGTTAGCAGAGGATTGTTGGCTGAAGCAGCCTGTGAACCTGGGTGCTTATAGCTGGGAAGAGGTGTACATCTCTGCTGAGACAG AACGCAGCAGATTCCGAAACCGTTCCAGCGAGCATGCACACGGAGACAGGCTCCCCGCTCCACGCATGGAGAGTGAGCCGTGCTTGAATGGTCCCAGCTGTGAGCGTGCAGATCCTtgctgggaagaagcagcagctgtggagtGCCAGGGCTCAGCTCTGGGCCGTTGCGGCCATCCCTCTCCACAGCGCCCCGTGGAACAGTAA
- the PASK gene encoding PAS domain-containing serine/threonine-protein kinase isoform X2, with protein sequence MAAKAYSSSEGGLRPSPIGLVLALLNDSDKLSRSYPWDRKSRKSQLSELCRLRTSLSGEKWSSYCLSSLAARNICTSKTGNSWAQWASASLSTSIGSSASCSFLHGLAVEESSQHLPTAARNPNKAIFTVDVNTTEILVANDKACKLLGCSSQEVIGQKLSCLISKSSQEVWEAVGEEYIETDECSSVVSGTVVDIIGRLKEKIPVSVWLRRIRSKDSQCCVVVLEPVERLSASVSFRVDGEITSCDLLFAHLHGYPTLEEVVGLHIKDLIPSVQIPPLDKKIPKNLRIQRAVGRSREGNAFPLSLKLQVSLLEEDQAAVQKDGVPQTEKEGSFTGYHYSATVVVFSTISGLVTVESDGTICGIKDSFALMLFGYEKKELLGKNITFLIPGFYNNMERSSDYSLPLPPLDDSVGTADSSFLAASLASLLSRDEEQKLQQRRKDDKLIHDETKQKNGTGLFSTLSPSSVASTPSNSKESIATNELSAHHREPYPETWLDRIRAVEQYRTVEMAGSNNSEKMLSARLSPMSSDSEQLDLGQNMKITVRSSDSAVSGASETQNASETSILPNQLQVHHQDLKKVNCQQVCRLPYEMLKHQHSTDAWEQASSANVAWSPVCSRLEGNLDTASYGPIKLSSDVTCNSPGTPTIDEPLSGATLDYQQGFQNHMVTGQLSKTNLMCDAKHSSLEHVVVENCLLNDASSFFANGRNTIHDVCSGNKMGCSASAPGVATSSEDVKESDTELNCVCSGLEVLGLNIDVKENSDNCLGITAALAGASSTNAADLAVGNMLTEKNSAFSTGQEKQLLNGVAIEDGSGCLASRRHVENSEESSKALLEKPETRAETVGDNFNRNPLKSKGSPEEDCQLHGQQNMEIKVTSTPVKQEGRLNPAAPLTLEILEGSYTGNCCHRDGSQLSILFEVKRVELQGGTILFCVWVVKDLLQSQKEAVAKRQLLLSSLASSAQSIADLSTNNLGESIRSTSLFENSRRAEELEGLRACEGEYAKNYNTLHLIGKGSFGFVWTARGKKDHQEVVVKFIWKERVLEDCWVDDPDLGRVTQEIAILLKLQHPSIIKVLDVFENEHFFQLVMEKHGSGLDLFTFIDNQPNLDEPLASYIFRQLVSAVGYLHCRNILHRDIKDENIVIAEDFTIKLVDFGSAAYLEPGKLFYTFCGTIEYCSPEVLSGKPYYGPELEMWSLGVTLYTLVLGENPFCELEEAMAAVLNPPRPVSKGLMDLIAGLLHPVPEQRTTLAMLAEDCWLKQPVNLGAYSWEEVYISAETERSRFRNRSSEHAHGDRLPAPRMESEPCLNGPSCERADPCWEEAAAVECQGSALGRCGHPSPQRPVEQ encoded by the exons ATGGCAGCCAAGGCTTATAGCTCCTCTGAAGGGGGCCTTCGGCCTTCACCAATAGGCTTAGTCCTTGCTCTCTTGAATGACTCTGATAAGCTAAGTAGATCATACCCCTGggacagaaaaagcaggaaaagtcaGCTCTCTGAACTCTGCCGTCTTAGAACATCTCTTTCTG GGGAGAAATGGAGCTCTTACTGTTTGTCTTCACTGGCAGCTCGTAACATTTGTACTAGCAAAACTGGTAACTCATGGGCTCAATGGGCTTCTGCCTCTCTCTCCACTTCCATTGGAAGTTCTGCTTCTTGCTCCTTCTTGCATGGCCTCGCCGTGGAGGAATCCAGCCAGCACCTCCCAACTGCTGCACGCAATCCAAACAAAGCCATCTTCACCGTGGATGTCAACACAACAGAG atCCTAGTGGCTAATGACAAAGCCTGCAAGCTGCTTGGGTGCAGTAGTCAGGAAGTCATTGGTCAAAAGCTGTCCTGCTTGATATCCAAATCCAGTCAAGAAGTATGGGAAGCTGTGGGTGAGGAGTACATAGAAACTGATGAATGTTCATCGGTGGTTTCAGGAACTGTG GTGGATATTATAGGCCGTCTCAAAGAGAAGATCCCTGTCTCGGTCTGGCTGAGGCGAATAAGAAGCAAGGACAGCCAGTGTTGTGTGGTTGTGCTGGAACCAGTGGAAAGACTTTCAGCTTCTGTTTCCTTCAGGGTTGAC GGAGAGATTACATCATGTGACCTCCTTTTTGCCCACCTCCATGGCTACCCAACATTGGAAGAAGTAGTTGGGCTCCACATAAAGGACCTGATTCCTTCTGTGCAGATCCCTCCTCtagacaaaaaaatcccaaag aACCTCAGGATCCAGCGAGCTGTAGGCCGATCCAGAGAGGGTAATGCATTTCCTCTCAGTTTAAAGCTGCAAGTAAGCCTTCTGGAGGAGGACCAAGCAGCAGTGCAGAAAGATGGTGTTccgcagacagaaaaagaaggcTCTTTCACAGGCTATCATTACTCTGCTACAGTCGTGGTTTTCTCCACCATCAGTGGTCTTGTTACTGTCGAGTCAGATGGAACCATCTGTGGCATCAAGGATAGTTTTGCTTTAATGCTCTTCGGCTATGAGAAGAAAGAACTGTTGGGAAAG AACATTACATTCCTGATCCCTGGTTTCTATAACAACATGGAGAGAAGCAGTGACTATTCTTTGCCATTACCTCCTCTTGACGACTCCGTGGGGACAGCGG ACAGCAGCTTCTTGGCTGCATCTTTAGCAAGCCTTCTGTCAAGAGATGAAGAGCAGAAATTACAACAAAGACGCAAAGACGACAAATTAATACATGatgaaactaaacaaaagaatGGGACTGGTTTATTTTCTACTCTCTCACCTTCTTCAGTGGCATCCACACCCTCTAATAG CAAAGAGAGCATTGCTACCAATGAGCTGTCAGCCCACCATAGAGAGCCTTACCCTGAAACCTGGCTTGACAGAATCAGAGCAGTGGAACAGTATAGAACAGTGGAAATGGCAGGatcaaataattctgaaaagaTGCTCTCTGCAAGGCTCTCGCCCATGTCATCTGATTCAGAACAGTTGGATTTAGGTCAGAACATGAAGATTACAGTAAGAAGCAGTGACAGTGCAGTATCTGGTGCATCTGAGACTCAAAATGCCAGTGAGACTAGTATCTTGCCTAACCAACTACAAGTTCATCATCAAGACCTCAAGAAAGTAAATTGTCAGCAGGTCTGTAGATTACCATATGAAATGCTGAAGCATCAGCACTCCACTGATGCCTGGGAACAGGCTTCTTCAGCAAATGTTGCCTGGTCGCCTGTTTGTTCTAGACTAGAAGGCAATCTAGATACTGCATCCTATGGCCCAATTAAGCTGTCTTCTGATGTTACTTGTAACTCACCTGGAACACCAACAATAGATGAACCATTGTCTGGGGCAACACTGGACTACCAACAAGGCTTTCAAAACCACATGGTTACAGGGCAGCTGTCAAAAACAAACTTGATGTGTGATGCAAAACATTCCAGCCTTGAGCATGTTGTTGTTGAAAACTGCCTGCTAAATGATGCTTCATCCTTCTTTGCAAATGGAAGAAATACTATCCATGATGTTTGCTCAGGAAATAAAATGGGTTGCAGTGCTTCTGCACCAGGAGTTGCCACATCCTCTGAAGATGTTAAAGAATCAGACACTGAGCTGAACTGTGTTTGCTCTGGTCTTGAGGTACTGGGTCTGAATATTGATGTCAAGGAGAACTCAGACAATTGTTTAGGTATTACTGCAGCTCTTGCAGGAGCATCCTCCACTAATGCAGCAGACTTGGCTGTAGGCAATATGCTAACTGAGAAAAACAGTGCCTTTTCAACTGGGcaagaaaagcagctgttgaATGGTGTTGCCATAGAAGATGGTTCTGGGTGCCTGGCCTCCCGAAGGCATGTAGAAAACTCTGAGGAATCCTCCAAAGCACTTCTTGAGAAGCCTGAAACTCGTGCAGAGACTGTGGGGGACAACTTCAACAGAAACCCACTGAAAAGCAAAGGTAGTCCTGAAGAAGACTGTCAGTTGCATGGGCAGCAAAATATGGAGATAAAAGTAACATCGACCCCGGTGAAACAAGAAGGAAGGCTGAATCCAGCAGCTCCTTTGACCTTGGAGATTCTAGAAGGCAGCTACACTGGGAATTGCTGCCACAGAGATGGTTCACAATTAA GTATACTCTTTGAAGTGAAACGTGTAGAACTGCAGGGAGGCACCATACTTTTCTGTGTCTGGGTGGTGAAAGACCTTCTACAGAGCCAGAAGGAAGCTGTAGCAAAGAGACAGCTTTTGCTCTCCAGTCTAGCAAGCTCTGCCCAGTCTATTGCTGATCTTTCCACAAATAACCTTGGAGAA TCCATCAGATCAACCTCACTTTTTGAGAATTCCCGAAGAGCTGAAGAGCTTGAAGGATTAAGGGCATGTGAGGGAGAATACGCAAAAAATTACAACACTCTCCATCTTATTGGCAAAGGATCTTTTGGCTTTGTCTGGACTGCCAGGGGCAAGAAAGATCACCAGGAG GTTGTCGTAAAGTTCATCTGGAAGGAGAGGGTGCTTGAGGACTGCTGGGTAGATGATCCTGATCTGGGGAGAGTTACTCAAGAAATTGCAATTCTGTTGAAGCTGCAGCACCCCAGTATCATTAAG GTGCTGGATGTATTTGAAAATGAACACTTCTTCCAGCTGGTGATGGAGAAGCATGGATCTGGTCTGGATCTCTTTACATTCATTGATAATCAGCCTAACTTGGATGAGCCATTAGCAAGCTATATATTCAGACAG ctTGTATCAGCTGTTGGGTATCTCCACTGTAGAAACATCCTTCACAGAGATATCAAGGATGAAAACATTGTCATTGCTGAAGATTTCACAATTAAATTAGTGGACTTTGGTTCAGCTGCCTACCTGGAACCCGGCAAATTGTTTTATACCTTCTGTGGAACAATTGAATACTGCTCACCAGAAGTGCTGTCTGGCAAACC GTACTATGGCCCTGAGCTGGAGATGTGGTCACTTGGTGTCACCCTTTACACCCTAGTACTGGGAGAGAATCCCTTCTGTGAGCTGGAGGAGGCTATGGCAGCTGTCCTGAATCCTCCTCGGCCTGTCTCAAAAG GTCTCATGGATCTCATTGCTGGGCTTTTGCACCCTGTTCCAGAGCAGCGCACAACTCTAGCCATGTTAGCAGAGGATTGTTGGCTGAAGCAGCCTGTGAACCTGGGTGCTTATAGCTGGGAAGAGGTGTACATCTCTGCTGAGACAG AACGCAGCAGATTCCGAAACCGTTCCAGCGAGCATGCACACGGAGACAGGCTCCCCGCTCCACGCATGGAGAGTGAGCCGTGCTTGAATGGTCCCAGCTGTGAGCGTGCAGATCCTtgctgggaagaagcagcagctgtggagtGCCAGGGCTCAGCTCTGGGCCGTTGCGGCCATCCCTCTCCACAGCGCCCCGTGGAACAGTAA